From the genome of Vitis riparia cultivar Riparia Gloire de Montpellier isolate 1030 chromosome 2, EGFV_Vit.rip_1.0, whole genome shotgun sequence:
AAAGGGCATACCTTTGGGAAGATCGAGACATAGTTAAGCAGAGCAAGCTGGGGGAGAAAGGCATAGATCGTAATGGGAATTGACCAAATGGGCCAGAAGGAATAGTAAGCAAAACATAGGCCACTGAGAAGGTTTATGGTGAGGGTGCCATATGTGATTGGGCTATATTTGCAGAAGGCCACTTCAAGAAGGCCAATTGAATATCGCCTGGTTTGATTCAGAAAGTCATGGAAGTTGGTGGGTGAATTTCCCAGAAATGCAGGCCTTTTGGGATGGCAAAAAATGGACTTCCATCCCTCACATTGAAGCATATAGCTAGTGTACATGTCCTCAACCAGTGATCCATACCTAAAGCCCATCTGCACATTATAGAAAACGCCAATTCCGGAACACAGAATTAATTAAACAAGTATACTTCAGAACTGGCATCAATCCAATATCCCAGTAGTAACCAAGCCTACCTTGGTGCCCCATTGGCTCTGGCTCTGGCTCTCAAAATTGCAGTCTGCAACATGATGCGCCGATGCTAAAATTTCCCTGGACTTGATTGACTTGCTCCCTAGGTGATCCTGCTTCAATTCAAAGGTTTCTGATGGGCCCCCAAAGAAGACTTTCCGCCGGAAAAAACCTCCTGTACCTAGATGTATAGGGCCTTTCAGTCCATCCATTCCCGTGGGATGAATTTGATATACATGCCTGGCTTCACCACCATAAATATCATTCTTGTTGATCCCATAGAAGATCTGAGGAAACTGAACATAAGCAAGTTTTGGATCCATAGAAGGGTCTAAGAGATAACACAGCGCACGAAGAGGTGTCTGTGGATCATTGGAGTACATGTCGCCATCTAGGGTCAGGATCACTGGTGCATTAGTCATGGTGGCTGATACACGAAGCTTCAAAACATATAAACAAAAGTATTTGTATTTATAAACACATGGTTGATTCGGAACAATAATGGAAAGAAGAATTGGGCTGTGGGGGGCActtattttgaaagatcaatCATAAAGCTGGATGGCCATGAGTGAGCTTACCAGGGCATTAAGAGCACCAGCCTTGAAATTGTGGGGCAAATTGATGCTTTTCCCTCTGGATACATAAACAAGGTTGGGCATCGTATGGCCCATGACATCCTCATCTTTACCACACTCCAACAAAACCTGTTGTCATTGCATGCCCCACCATATTAGTGTTAAAAATCTTTTTGCCTCCATTAAAAGGCCTCCTTTTTTTCTAGTTAAATCTATTGCCCCACGTTATGGGGCACACCCAGAATTTTCCTTTGTATATATTAAAGTTCCATTAATATAATAAACCTGAATCACTGCAGGATGATTCTGAGATGTAAATCCATCAGTCCATCTGCTGAAAGCTTCCAATTCCTGCTTGCTATTGATATAATCATGGCTAATTATCCCACTCTTAACCGCAGTCTCCACCCTAACTCTCATGTTCTCGTACATCAGCTGCATCATAATTCAGGaatgattttgattattaaCCTCTAAATATTACTAtgtatgattaattatttatcGTAATTACAACTGTGTATAATATAGTAGGTAACATTAGTCAAATGATGTTGGCTCTGGACATGAAGGATCATGAAAAGATTAAGTCAGCGGTAGCGAAATGAAAATGGATCCAATGTGTGGggacaaagaaaaacaagaaaatcatattAGGACTTAAAATAATACCCAATAAGGGTGGAATCCAAGGTTATGTCAGCTGATGGTAACGTTTCAActaatcttcattatttttatcactaaaaaaatatttgtttcaaCATACAGCACAGAATCCAAGGTTATGTCAGCTGATGGTAACGTTTCcactaatctttattatttttatcactaaaaaaaatatttgtttcaaCATACAGCACATACATCCAAGAGAGAAGTCTAATTAGGTTGCTTCCAAATTCCaacataaaacaatatataacttggtaatttattgattttagttttggaaaagtagGTGAAGTTTATAGAATGTGTAGAAGAAGATGATAACTCCAAGATTCATCAAGTGGACTTTTTTGTTGTTTGCCTATACCGATCGGATAATTGGATGCTTAACCTTCAGTTATTGCTGAATTGTATGGATCGAAGAGTGTGCTTGTGTTTGGTGAGACCTAATTCAAAGAAATCAAGTCATGTGAATTGTAGAAGAAAATACCAATCAATATGCAAATTAGGGGTCATGTTAATTTTGAGTGTTGTTCAAGCTGATGAGATTAAATGTATTCCCTTCTTCCACTAGGCATTATAATTGATCCTACTTTATGAACAATTTTATCACATACTGTTGAATCTCTTAACTTACCTTAATTTGATCAGCCTCAGGGAACCACGATGAGGGGTTTGATTCAAAATAGGCCTCTGGAGACCTCTCTACAATCTTGTTCTTCCTGCAGTAAGGTAGCCAGTGGGTTGCAAACCTAGCAGCCTCCATGAAAGCAAAGAGGGTCAGCTGCGAACCTCCATCATCTGATACATATACTGACAATTTCTCTGTTGGATAATCATACGCCATCACAGATAGAGCAGTGTTCACCACACTTATAGGTGGCTCCTTGTATGGATCAGCAGTGCAGATAAACACATCCAGTGCCGGGTAATCACTCTCCTTGGCAACATGTTGAAGGTGTTCGATGAAAACCTGACGTTGGGTTGGACACATCCGAAAGGCCTGTGCGGTTGTCCACATGAAAGCCAGCACTGCATCAGCTAGAAGAAAGAGGAGGGAGACTACGGTGGTGGTGTGAAGTAGAGCAAGGAAGTGATGATACAGCAGAGCTAAGATGGCACACAAGTAGACAACTGCAAATACTCGGTTTGCGCTGGTGTGATGCAGTAGCGCCCGTGTGTGTAGAGGAAGGCATTGGCTCTGATCGGTTAGGCCTCCTCCACCCATTTCTTTGCTGGTCATTTACCTGAATGGGGTTGACCAGTTTGTCTTATATCaaagggtctccaacgggccgggccgggccgccCGGCCCGGAGGAGTAAGGCCCATGGCCCAGCCCGGGTGGGCCACTGAGCCCGTTGACTGGTCAACCGGCTGGGCCGGGCCGTTCGTATATCTAAGGCCCGTGGCCCAGCCCATGGGCCCTCAAGCTGGGCGGGCTTGGCGGGCTGCTCTGGCGGGCttgggtaaaaattaaaatagttttcaattttgaaggaaaagggATTCAAACCCTTTCCCTTATGGATCCATAAGAGAGCTAGCCACCAACTGAGCTAGCCTTCTTTTGTGTAAGTGTTTTgtattagttatatatatatatatatatatatatatatatatatatatatattacaaatgttgtatgatttttgaaaaaaaataaaaatgaactggCTGTTCAacggtcatgtgaccgttgAACATGCCTGCCACTCATAATTCAATATTATGACCGTTGAACGgtcttgaaatttaaaaaaaaaaaataaataaatcctaatatttccctataaatattaaataccctcaatttttttctattctctcaACTCTTAAGCTCTCTCCCATTCCACAATATTTCCGATTATTGTGTTttgtctcaaattattcaatattattggtggtgaaaaacaagcattgatggttcaaagagttcaaatttgaaggaatttctGTTTCGGTTATCCAAtttagtaacatacttcacctttacttttatttatttgttacattttaattttacatttattatttttagcataatatttttatcaataattataattatggcaagtggtcttgttcttcatctaatgcatgtgataacaaaaaatttacttcaaatatatggaatttttttgatagaatagaaataaatttagaaaataataaaaaagaaataaaatcaaaatgtaaaatttgtaacaaacttcttagtggtggctcaaatgcaggtacaagtcatttaaaaaggcatcatgaaaattgtaaaactaaaaataatgtagatattagaaattatatgcaattaggtaaagataaaagtggaaatttaaaaacattttcttatgatgaatcttattgttgtgaagaaatgattggttatataataagagcagaacaacctttcaatttcatggaaactcatgattttacGGGAACAATGCAACGAGCTGTTAATCCTTAGTTTCAAGGTTGCtctggaaatacagttaaaagaattcttataaaaaattttgaaacacaaaaagaaaattaaatttttttttt
Proteins encoded in this window:
- the LOC117904634 gene encoding cellulose synthase-like protein G3; its protein translation is MGGGGLTDQSQCLPLHTRALLHHTSANRVFAVVYLCAILALLYHHFLALLHTTTVVSLLFLLADAVLAFMWTTAQAFRMCPTQRQVFIEHLQHVAKESDYPALDVFICTADPYKEPPISVVNTALSVMAYDYPTEKLSVYVSDDGGSQLTLFAFMEAARFATHWLPYCRKNKIVERSPEAYFESNPSSWFPEADQIKLMYENMRVRVETAVKSGIISHDYINSKQELEAFSRWTDGFTSQNHPAVIQVLLECGKDEDVMGHTMPNLVYVSRGKSINLPHNFKAGALNALLRVSATMTNAPVILTLDGDMYSNDPQTPLRALCYLLDPSMDPKLAYVQFPQIFYGINKNDIYGGEARHVYQIHPTGMDGLKGPIHLGTGGFFRRKVFFGGPSETFELKQDHLGSKSIKSREILASAHHVADCNFESQSQSQWGTKMGFRYGSLVEDMYTSYMLQCEGWKSIFCHPKRPAFLGNSPTNFHDFLNQTRRYSIGLLEVAFCKYSPITYGTLTINLLSGLCFAYYSFWPIWSIPITIYAFLPQLALLNYVSIFPKMSDPWFFVYTFCFLGAYGQDHLELILSGGTTQRWWNLQRVWMTRGLSSFSIGSVEYILKSIGISTFGFNVTSKAVEEEQSKRYKKGMFEFGVASPLFLPLTTAAIINLVSFLWGIAQIFRQGRIEDLLLQILLVGFAMVNCWPIYEAMVLRADEGKMPVKITLISIVLAWALYLASSIAF